One Ornithodoros turicata isolate Travis unplaced genomic scaffold, ASM3712646v1 ctg00000746.1, whole genome shotgun sequence DNA window includes the following coding sequences:
- the LOC135374818 gene encoding neprilysin-1-like has translation MSHRSNMANPDVMSEFEREQEPVADKREGTSAIEQGLFIIVLYAIGALALGAGIAIIIFHRKDRPPVDRTPANYTEDNELRTRATPSPEDDEEVYERKTLCGTDDCNYMRWLISISVDTAKNPCDNFFTYVCAGAMEHFKGVPNMLYFVTLQNMQAIEMWFKNASPPAQRQSAFQKAVKLYQSCLEDPQSSKPGIYQILGNLGLSLTEELNFEPLDMQVRFLFEGHSAIFTMTPAPSRSQNDIFLDIRVSTIFESFRSVKPGSATERRIIYQKVLHWVFEGLNLDDKVMDDVLQAEDEVYVVSSNQTYRDKRYRFGMSNIDYFAGKDRGLSERWKKSLQKWSKSLFPGRYQIQMTLNDIHLLYNLFGSKALISTEDIRTFFAWRTTWYLYNISGVTMANEKAGEIADKCLTDVLYLLKIVAPMKTLLEKVNQSTVDTVERMTNNILLGIETSFRTSNWLDGPTRKGALKKISQLHKSIGYPFGISSEKAADAYLSNVPDMTDSYVSNVVKVIEHQTSTAIDTLRSKDVLSASIMTRLIAFIPMYSANAAYNALSNVIYIPPGLMVRPIFTDGGAPALNYGALGGILTHEIMHGFDNTGKKYDGTGKRTGWFSEASNRAYANLIQCHNVSIENAPKARHYADYPAEYLADTVGRGSILKVYRKAFKKSTVSLGQLKGLTSDQLFYVAWCLMWCGEPLPDKTHPRSDERCNVPLMSSEHFGEVFNCPPESPMNPKKKCPFWRTLL, from the coding sequence GAGTTTGAACGTGAACAGGAGCCAGTGGCAGACAAAAGAGAAGGAACAAGCGCTATCGAACAAGGGCTATTCATAATAGTACTCTACGCTATAGGAGCACTGGCACTTGGAGCTGGTATCGCCATCATAATCTTCCATCGAAAAGACCGACCGCCTGTGGATAGAACACCTGCGAATTACACAGAGGACAACGAACTGAGGACTCGTGCAACTCCATCCCCAGAAGATGACGAAGAGGTCTATGAAAGAAAAACACTATGTGGCACCGACGACTGCAACTACATGCGCTGGCTGATCAGTATATCTGTCGACACGGCAAAGAATCCATGCGATAATTTTTTTACCTATGTCTGCGCCGGTGCTATGGAGCATTTCAAAGGGGTACCAAACATGCTATATTTCGTGACCCTCCAGAATATGCAAGCGATTGAGATGTGGTTCAAAAACGCCTCCCCTCCGGCTCAAAGACAGAGCGCCTTCCAGAAAGCAGTCAAGTTGTATCAATCGTGTCTCGAAGATCCGCAATCAAGCAAGCCAGGAATATATCAAATTCTAGGAAATTTAGGCTTATCATTGACAGAAGAATTGAACTTTGAACCGCTTGATATGCAAGTGAGGTTTCTGTTTGAAGGACATTCGGCGATATTCACCATGACTCCAGCACCGTCTCGCAGCCAGAACGACATCTTCCTCGACATTCGTGTATCTACTATTTTTGAGTCGTTTCGCTCGGTTAAGCCTGGCAGTGCAACGGAACGCAGAATAATTTATCAAAAGGTGTTACACTGGGTATTCGAAGGTTTAAATCTCGACGACAAGGTTATGGATGACGTTCTACAGGCGGAAGACGAAGTGTACGTCGTCTCCAGCAACCAGACGTACAGAGACAAACGTTACAGATTTGGAATGTCTAACATCGATTATTTTGCCGGCAAAGACCGGGGACTATCCGAACGGTGGAAAAAGAGCCTACAAAAATGGTCAAAGTCGCTCTTCCCCGGAAGATATCAAATTCAGATGACTTTAAACGATATACACCTACTCTATAATTTATTTGGCAGCAAAGCATTGATAAGCACCGAAGACATCCGAACATTTTTTGCATGGAGAACAACGTGGTACCTCTATAATATATCTGGAGTAACCATGGCAAATGAGAAGGCCGGTGAGATAGCCGACAAATGCCTAACTGACGTCTTATATTTATTGAAGATTGTAGCGCCGATGAAGACGTTGTTAGAGAAGGTAAACCAGTCAACAGTAGATACTGTAGAACGGATGACGAATAATATTCTGCTTGGGATCGAAACGTCATTCAGAACATCGAACTGGCTCGACGGTCCTACACGAAAGGGGGCCTTAAAAAAGATATCTCAGTTACACAAGAGTATCGGTTACCCTTTTGGTATTTCATCGGAAAAAGCGGCTGACGCATATTTGAGCAATGTCCCAGACATGACCGACAGTTACGTTTCGAACGTCGTTAAGGTGATAGAGCATCAAACGTCCACTGCTATTGATACGTTGAGGAGTAAAGACGTCCTCAGCGCGTCCATCATGACTCGCTTGATAGCCTTCATACCGATGTATTCGGCAAACGCGGCGTACAATGCGCTAAGCAATGTGATTTATATTCCTCCAGGCTTAATGGTCCGGCCAATTTTCACTGATGGCGGAGCACCTGCATTGAACTACGGTGCGCTGGGCGGGATACTGACACACGAAATTATGCACGGCTTCGACAATACTGGAAAAAAATACGACGGTACAGGAAAAAGAACAGGCTGGTTTTCCGAAGCGAGTAACCGAGCGTACGCTAACCTCATTCAGTGTCACAACGTCAGCATCGAGAATGCTCCAAAGGCAAGACACTACGCGGATTACCCGGCCGAGTACCTAGCGGATACGGTGGGCAGAGGGTCAATACTGAAGGTGTACaggaaagcttttaaaaaatCGACCGTGAGTCTGGGACAACTGAAGGGGTTGACGAGTGACCAGCTCTTCTACGTGGCTTGGTGCCTGATGTGGTGTGGAGAGCCTCTTCCAGATAAGACTCATCCTCGCTCTGACGAGAGGTGCAATGTTCCTCTCATGAGTTCTGAACACTTTGGCGAAGTGTTTAACTGTCCTCCGGAATCGCCAATGAATCCGAAGAAAAAATGTCCCTTTTGGAGAACGCTTCTCTGA